The proteins below come from a single Burkholderia sp. FERM BP-3421 genomic window:
- a CDS encoding IclR family transcriptional regulator yields the protein MAEIAAAAGISRSAAQRFAFTLEAIGLLMKDPISKRYSLSSRTLDAGCRYLQSHPLLNRANPYLLELNRNAGETVNLAEPAGTDMIYIGRFPSPMRLMVHMPIGRRIPMYCSSAGRAFLSCLPEEQARRGLQSTQPVRFTPSTMVDVDELLKRLQRARQDGYAYCNGEYYRGDLALAVPVFDLAQRVVASLQVSVSASKWSLNRAVSHFVPMMQETARLISTTPPTQRALASLLGPHVDQPATLGDRAGSQ from the coding sequence TTGGCGGAGATTGCCGCTGCCGCGGGTATCAGTCGTAGCGCGGCCCAGCGATTTGCCTTTACGCTCGAAGCGATCGGCTTGTTGATGAAGGACCCGATCAGTAAGCGTTATTCGCTGTCGTCGCGTACCCTGGATGCGGGTTGTCGCTATCTGCAGTCGCATCCGCTGCTGAATCGCGCCAATCCTTATCTGCTCGAACTCAATCGTAACGCGGGTGAAACGGTCAATCTGGCGGAGCCGGCCGGGACGGACATGATCTATATCGGCCGATTCCCGAGCCCGATGCGGCTGATGGTGCACATGCCGATTGGCCGCCGGATTCCGATGTACTGTTCGTCGGCCGGCCGGGCGTTTCTGTCGTGTCTGCCCGAAGAGCAGGCGCGTCGGGGCCTGCAAAGCACACAACCGGTGCGTTTCACGCCCAGTACGATGGTGGATGTGGACGAGTTGCTCAAGCGTTTGCAGAGGGCGCGCCAGGATGGATATGCGTACTGCAACGGGGAGTATTACCGCGGCGACCTCGCGCTCGCAGTACCGGTATTCGATCTCGCTCAACGTGTGGTCGCGAGCTTGCAGGTTTCCGTGTCCGCCTCCAAGTGGTCGCTCAATCGAGCGGTGTCGCATTTCGTGCCGATGATGCAGGAAACTGCACGGCTGATCTCCACGACACCGCCGACGCAGCGCGCTCTGGCATCGCTCCTTGGGCCCCATGTCGATCAACCAGCCACATTGGGTGATCGGGCGGGTTCCCAGTAG
- a CDS encoding Rid family hydrolase produces the protein MTEAGLGKEDTVHMKAFLTDALYFQSFNKVFKAFFAAHPPARVCYVAEMEDVTARLLESFNTAF, from the coding sequence GTGACGGAGGCGGGCCTCGGCAAGGAAGACACTGTTCACATGAAAGCGTTTTTGACCGATGCCCTCTACTTCCAGTCGTTCAACAAAGTATTCAAAGCATTCTTTGCCGCACACCCGCCGGCCCGCGTTTGCTACGTTGCCGAAATGGAAGACGTTACTGCTCGGCTGCTGGAATCCTTCAATACTGCTTTTTAA
- a CDS encoding DUF2891 domain-containing protein gives MTDRLPLELASKFASLALAHLTREYPNKLTHSLASPQDVQGPRALHPIFYGSYDWHSCVHGYWLVLRVLEHYPALPAAERIVAIVDAHFTEANVVGERAYLALPHNSGFERPYGWAWLLALAAQLERLALRGPLPQAVGWAKTMAPLTDLFVSRFEAFLPKATYPLRVGTHFNTAFALALTLAFARDTQRDGLAALIVDTAKRWHLNDVACQAWEPSGDEFLSPALMEAELMRRVLPAGEFDGWFARFLPDLARGEPATLFEPATVSDRSDGKIAHLDGLNLSRAWCQRALAGALPEGDARRAKLLDAADRHLASALAHVAGDYMGEHWLATFALLALEA, from the coding sequence ATGACCGACCGACTGCCCCTCGAACTCGCGTCGAAATTCGCGTCGCTTGCGCTCGCGCACCTAACCCGCGAATATCCGAACAAGCTCACACATTCGCTCGCCAGCCCGCAGGACGTGCAGGGTCCGCGCGCGCTGCACCCGATCTTCTACGGCAGCTACGACTGGCATTCGTGTGTGCACGGCTACTGGCTCGTGCTGCGCGTGCTCGAACACTACCCGGCATTGCCGGCGGCCGAACGCATCGTCGCGATTGTCGATGCGCACTTCACCGAGGCGAACGTTGTCGGCGAACGCGCGTATCTTGCTCTGCCGCACAACAGTGGCTTCGAGCGGCCGTACGGCTGGGCGTGGCTGCTCGCGCTTGCCGCGCAGCTCGAGCGGCTTGCGCTGAGGGGCCCGCTGCCGCAGGCCGTGGGCTGGGCGAAGACGATGGCGCCGCTGACCGATCTGTTCGTGTCGCGCTTCGAGGCTTTCTTGCCGAAAGCGACCTATCCGCTGCGCGTCGGCACGCACTTCAACACCGCGTTCGCGCTTGCGCTCACGCTCGCTTTCGCACGCGACACGCAGCGCGACGGGCTCGCGGCGCTGATCGTCGATACCGCGAAGCGCTGGCACCTGAACGATGTCGCGTGCCAGGCGTGGGAGCCGTCGGGCGACGAGTTCCTGTCGCCTGCGCTGATGGAGGCTGAGTTGATGCGGCGGGTGCTGCCGGCGGGCGAATTCGACGGCTGGTTTGCGCGCTTCCTGCCTGATCTCGCGCGCGGCGAACCCGCGACACTGTTCGAGCCGGCGACTGTCAGCGACCGCAGCGACGGCAAGATCGCACACCTGGACGGGCTGAACCTCAGCCGCGCATGGTGCCAGCGTGCGCTGGCCGGCGCACTACCGGAAGGCGACGCGCGGCGCGCGAAGCTGCTCGACGCAGCCGACCGTCATCTCGCGAGCGCGCTCGCGCACGTGGCCGGTGACTACATGGGCGAGCACTGGCTCGCGACGTTCGCATTGCTTGCGCTGGAAGCGTAG
- a CDS encoding DUF979 domain-containing protein, whose protein sequence is MIGLESLYTLAGLIFAAFAYFNLMDRTNPRRIVNFAFWAIYAATFLFGALLPHFVTGCLAIALAAIAGSGKLGRGKSDEAGEAAAVRRETLAQRFGNRLFLPALLIPVVTLIGTFALKGVPFVDQKSVTLISLVLGTLVAFSVALAMLRDSPVHAMKEARHTMDAVGWAAILPQMLAALGALFAVAGVGGVVSGLVRDWVPIDSPFAVVAAYTFGMALFTMIMGNSFAAFPVMTAGIGLPLIVHQFHGNPAILGAIGMLSGFCGTLMTPMAANFNIVPAALLELKDKNGVIKAQWPTAVLLLAVNTLLMYAFVFRF, encoded by the coding sequence ATGATCGGCCTTGAATCGCTGTACACGCTTGCGGGGCTGATATTCGCCGCGTTCGCGTACTTCAACCTGATGGACCGCACGAACCCGCGCCGCATCGTCAATTTCGCGTTTTGGGCGATCTACGCGGCCACGTTCCTGTTCGGCGCGCTGCTGCCGCATTTCGTGACGGGCTGCCTCGCGATCGCGCTCGCGGCGATCGCCGGCTCGGGCAAGCTCGGGCGCGGCAAGTCCGATGAAGCGGGGGAAGCCGCGGCCGTGCGCCGCGAGACGCTCGCGCAGCGTTTCGGCAACCGGCTGTTCCTGCCCGCGCTGCTGATTCCGGTCGTCACGCTGATCGGTACATTCGCGCTGAAAGGAGTGCCGTTCGTCGACCAGAAGAGCGTGACGCTGATCTCGCTCGTGCTCGGCACGCTCGTTGCGTTCAGCGTCGCGCTCGCGATGCTGCGCGATTCGCCCGTGCATGCCATGAAGGAGGCGCGCCACACGATGGATGCGGTCGGCTGGGCCGCGATCTTGCCGCAGATGCTCGCGGCGCTCGGCGCGCTGTTCGCGGTCGCGGGCGTCGGCGGCGTCGTGTCAGGACTCGTGAGGGACTGGGTGCCGATCGATTCGCCGTTCGCGGTCGTCGCCGCCTATACGTTCGGCATGGCGCTGTTCACGATGATCATGGGCAACAGCTTCGCGGCGTTCCCCGTGATGACGGCCGGTATCGGGCTGCCGCTGATCGTCCACCAGTTCCACGGCAACCCGGCGATCCTCGGTGCGATCGGAATGCTGAGCGGCTTCTGCGGTACGCTGATGACGCCGATGGCGGCGAACTTCAATATCGTGCCGGCGGCGCTGCTTGAGCTGAAGGACAAGAACGGCGTGATCAAGGCGCAGTGGCCGACAGCCGTGTTGCTGCTCGCCGTGAACACGTTGCTGATGTATGCGTTCGTTTTCCGCTTCTGA
- a CDS encoding DUF969 domain-containing protein has protein sequence MLVLIGVPIVVIGFALRFNALLVVTIAGLATGLAGGLNLVDIVSAFGKAFTENRYMGLIWLTLPVIALLERNGLKEQAKRMISRVQAATTGRVLMLYFVLRQATAALGLTSLGGHAQMVRPLIAPMAEAAAVNLHGELPESVRQQIRAHASGVDNIAVFFGEDIFIAIQSILLIKGFLEQNGISIEPLHLSVWAIPTAIAALLIHCTRLALLDRRLARGFGLLGREGAR, from the coding sequence ATGCTGGTGCTGATTGGAGTGCCGATCGTTGTGATCGGTTTTGCGCTGCGCTTCAATGCCCTGCTGGTGGTCACGATCGCGGGGCTCGCGACAGGGCTGGCGGGCGGGCTGAATCTCGTCGACATCGTCAGCGCGTTCGGCAAGGCGTTCACCGAAAACCGCTACATGGGGCTCATCTGGCTGACGCTGCCGGTGATCGCTCTGCTTGAGCGCAACGGGCTCAAGGAGCAGGCGAAGCGGATGATCTCGCGCGTGCAAGCGGCCACCACGGGTCGCGTGCTGATGCTGTACTTCGTGCTGCGCCAGGCGACGGCCGCGCTCGGCCTCACGTCGCTCGGCGGCCACGCGCAGATGGTGCGGCCGCTGATCGCGCCGATGGCCGAGGCCGCGGCGGTCAACCTGCACGGTGAACTGCCCGAATCGGTGCGCCAGCAGATCCGCGCGCATGCATCGGGCGTCGACAACATCGCCGTGTTCTTCGGCGAAGACATTTTCATCGCGATCCAGTCGATCTTGCTAATCAAGGGCTTTCTTGAACAGAACGGGATCTCCATCGAGCCGCTGCATCTGTCGGTGTGGGCGATCCCGACCGCGATCGCAGCGCTCCTGATCCACTGCACGCGCCTCGCGCTGCTCGACCGCCGGCTGGCGCGTGGCTTTGGCCTGCTCGGGCGGGAGGGCGCACGATGA